A DNA window from Acomys russatus chromosome 7, mAcoRus1.1, whole genome shotgun sequence contains the following coding sequences:
- the LOC127191846 gene encoding NADH-cytochrome b5 reductase 2 isoform X1, with the protein MSVKKKHHCITLQDPEAKYSLPLIEKEIYFKNVHPKYPEGGKMTQHLENMKIGDTILFRGPTGRLFYNEPGTLTVKTGKTSEPEKKLVHHLGMIAGGTGITPMLQLLRHITKNTSDRTRLSLLFANQTEEDILLRMELEKIATTHPDQFNLWYTLDRPPDGWKYSSGFVTADMIKEHLPPPGEATLILVCGPPPLIQEAAHPSLERLGYTKDMIFTY; encoded by the exons ATGAGCGTCAAAAAGAAACATCATTGTATCACCTTACAGGACCCTGAAGCCAAGTACTCCCTGCCCTTGATTGAGAAGGAG ATCTACTTCAAGAATGTGCACCCAAAATATCCTGAAGgaggaaagatgactcagcacttGGAGAACATGAAAATTGGGGACACCATTCTTTTTCGGGGGCCAACAGGGCGCCTGTTCTACAATGAGCCAG GGACCCTTACAGTCAAAACAGGCAAAACAAGTGAGCCCGAAAAGAAGCTGGTTCATCACCTGGGCATGATTGCAGGTGGCACAG GCATTACCCCCATGCTGCAGCTCCTTCGTCACATCACCAAGAACACCAGCGACAGAACcaggctctctctcctctttgccaACCAG ACAGAAGAGGATATCCTGCTGagaatggagctagaaaagatcgcCACAACTCACCCTGACCAGTTCAACCTGTGGTACACCCTGGACAGACCTCCCGATG GCTGGAAGTACAGCTCGGGCTTTGTTACTGCTGACATGATCAAGGAGCATCTTCCTCCCCCTGGGGAGGCCACACTCATCCTGGTCTGTGGCCCACCACCTCTGATCCAGGAGGCAGCTCACCCCAGCCTGGAGCGGCTCGGCTATACCAAGGACATGATCTTTACCTATTAA
- the LOC127191846 gene encoding NADH-cytochrome b5 reductase 2 isoform X2 gives MSVKKKHHCITLQDPEAKYSLPLIEKEQINHNTRRFRFGLPSPDHVLGLPVGNYVHLLAQINNELVIRAYTPVSSDDDQGFVDLIIKIYFKNVHPKYPEGGKMTQHLENMKIGDTILFRGPTGRLFYNEPGTLTVKTGKTSEPEKKLVHHLGMIAGGTGITPMLQLLRHITKNTSDRTRLSLLFANQTEEDILLRMELEKIATTHPDQFNLWYTLDRPPDGWKYSSGFVTADMIKEHLPPPGEATLILVCGPPPLIQEAAHPSLERLGYTKDMIFTY, from the exons ATGAGCGTCAAAAAGAAACATCATTGTATCACCTTACAGGACCCTGAAGCCAAGTACTCCCTGCCCTTGATTGAGAAGGAG caaatCAACCACAACACCCGAAGGTTCCGCTTCGGACTGCCCTCACCGGACCATGTCTTAGGACTTCCTGTAG gtaacTATGTCCATCTCTTGGCCCAAATTAACAATGAATTGGTGATCAGGGCTTACACGCCTGTCTCTAGTGATGATGATCAAGGCTTTGTGGACTTAATTATAAAG ATCTACTTCAAGAATGTGCACCCAAAATATCCTGAAGgaggaaagatgactcagcacttGGAGAACATGAAAATTGGGGACACCATTCTTTTTCGGGGGCCAACAGGGCGCCTGTTCTACAATGAGCCAG GGACCCTTACAGTCAAAACAGGCAAAACAAGTGAGCCCGAAAAGAAGCTGGTTCATCACCTGGGCATGATTGCAGGTGGCACAG GCATTACCCCCATGCTGCAGCTCCTTCGTCACATCACCAAGAACACCAGCGACAGAACcaggctctctctcctctttgccaACCAG ACAGAAGAGGATATCCTGCTGagaatggagctagaaaagatcgcCACAACTCACCCTGACCAGTTCAACCTGTGGTACACCCTGGACAGACCTCCCGATG GCTGGAAGTACAGCTCGGGCTTTGTTACTGCTGACATGATCAAGGAGCATCTTCCTCCCCCTGGGGAGGCCACACTCATCCTGGTCTGTGGCCCACCACCTCTGATCCAGGAGGCAGCTCACCCCAGCCTGGAGCGGCTCGGCTATACCAAGGACATGATCTTTACCTATTAA